A window of Ruania suaedae contains these coding sequences:
- a CDS encoding ABC transporter substrate-binding protein — MRHLRSAAAATAGLSMIALAACSGDSGDAGASDGTVTLQMVESLTNPDRTTLIRGLLDDFEAENPGVEVELVSPPTEQADQTIQQMLQSGSGVDVLEVRDITVGPFANNGWLYDMSGDLESWDGWDALTDNARAVAEGDGESYFLPYGFYGLSLFYRTDLVEEAGFDGPPSSWEDLLEQASAIQDPSSNTYGYAFRGGQNANSNVVAAIEAYVIDGLDTENAFLMEDGSTIFAAPEAEDALETYFALFEEASPPSAVSWGYPEMVEGFNNGSTAFLLQDPEVIATIQGSDTLSEDQWGTAPLLVGPTGRAAQPLAVAGWGVTEFSEHRDEAVALVQYLASEEPGTEFAQANSLVPPIASASDDPFYSEGPWTSYVTMTENPDTYVNVTQPRDVSWWTEWIQKSDQEIQSVLLGDMTQEELLTSWDEFWTEKYAAE, encoded by the coding sequence ATGAGACACCTGCGTTCCGCAGCCGCCGCGACGGCCGGCCTGTCGATGATCGCCCTGGCGGCGTGCTCGGGTGACTCCGGTGATGCCGGAGCCTCCGACGGCACCGTGACCCTCCAGATGGTGGAGTCCCTGACCAACCCGGATCGCACCACGTTGATCCGTGGCCTGCTCGACGATTTCGAGGCCGAGAACCCCGGGGTCGAGGTCGAGTTGGTCTCGCCCCCGACCGAGCAGGCGGATCAGACCATCCAGCAGATGCTGCAGTCCGGCTCCGGTGTGGACGTGCTGGAGGTCCGCGACATCACCGTCGGTCCGTTCGCCAACAACGGCTGGCTCTACGACATGAGCGGTGACCTGGAGTCCTGGGACGGATGGGACGCCCTCACCGACAACGCCCGCGCCGTGGCCGAGGGGGACGGCGAGAGCTACTTCCTTCCCTACGGCTTCTACGGGCTCTCGCTCTTCTACCGCACCGACCTGGTGGAGGAGGCCGGGTTCGACGGGCCGCCGTCCAGCTGGGAGGACCTGCTGGAGCAGGCCTCGGCGATCCAGGATCCCTCCAGCAACACCTACGGATACGCCTTCCGCGGTGGTCAGAACGCCAACAGCAACGTCGTCGCCGCGATCGAGGCGTACGTGATCGACGGTCTCGACACCGAGAACGCCTTCCTGATGGAGGACGGATCGACGATCTTCGCCGCCCCGGAGGCCGAGGATGCACTGGAGACCTACTTCGCGCTCTTCGAGGAGGCCTCCCCGCCGTCCGCCGTCTCCTGGGGATACCCGGAGATGGTGGAGGGCTTCAACAACGGCTCGACCGCCTTCCTGCTGCAGGACCCCGAGGTGATCGCCACCATCCAGGGCTCGGACACCCTCTCCGAGGACCAGTGGGGCACCGCGCCGCTGCTGGTCGGGCCCACGGGCCGGGCGGCACAACCGCTGGCCGTGGCCGGATGGGGTGTGACGGAGTTCAGCGAGCACCGCGACGAGGCGGTGGCACTCGTGCAGTACCTCGCCTCCGAGGAGCCGGGCACGGAGTTCGCGCAGGCGAACAGCCTCGTGCCGCCGATCGCGTCCGCCTCGGACGACCCGTTCTACTCCGAGGGTCCGTGGACCAGCTACGTGACCATGACCGAGAACCCGGACACCTATGTCAACGTCACCCAGCCGCGGGACGTGAGCTGGTGGACCGAGTGGATCCAGAAGTCCGACCAGGAGATCCAGAGCGTGCTCCTCGGGGACATGACGCAGGAGGAGCTGCTGACCTCCTGGGATGAGTTCTGGACCGAGAAGTACGCCGCGGAGTGA
- a CDS encoding LysR family transcriptional regulator, producing the protein MTMWDSGRLRLLRELQLRGTVTAVAQTLNFSVSTVSHQLARLEREVGEKLLEPDGRRVRLTAQGRVIAEHAARMMDAEEAARGALEALEPGPETVRVASLETAARALLPRALDALAVSRPQLRVEVAVVPPEVGLFELEARHFDLTIAEEYPGSTRRLRPGLDRVSLGTDPVRLCADAATTATRLEDMADQPWVMEPPGAIVRDWGIQQCRAAGIEPDVRYEATDLTVHIRLIAAGHAVGILPDLVWAGYSAELALIDLPGNPHRELFTSARPGSRERPAVQAVHDALARALRSPAAHPASRR; encoded by the coding sequence ATGACCATGTGGGACTCCGGCCGGCTGCGGTTGCTGCGTGAGCTACAACTGCGCGGCACGGTCACGGCCGTGGCCCAGACGCTGAACTTCAGCGTCTCGACCGTCTCACACCAGCTCGCCCGGTTGGAGCGCGAGGTCGGCGAGAAGCTGCTGGAGCCGGACGGCCGGCGGGTCCGGCTGACGGCGCAGGGCCGGGTGATCGCCGAGCACGCTGCGCGGATGATGGACGCCGAGGAGGCGGCTCGGGGCGCCCTGGAGGCATTGGAGCCCGGTCCGGAGACCGTCCGGGTGGCGTCCTTGGAGACCGCAGCCCGCGCCCTGCTGCCGCGGGCGCTCGACGCGCTGGCGGTCTCCCGACCCCAGCTGCGGGTCGAGGTGGCCGTGGTGCCGCCGGAGGTGGGCCTGTTCGAGCTGGAGGCGCGCCACTTCGACCTGACGATCGCCGAGGAGTACCCGGGTTCGACCCGACGGCTGCGCCCGGGCCTGGACCGGGTGAGCCTCGGCACGGACCCGGTGCGCCTGTGCGCGGATGCCGCCACCACGGCAACCCGATTGGAGGACATGGCGGATCAGCCCTGGGTGATGGAGCCGCCGGGCGCGATCGTGCGCGACTGGGGGATCCAGCAGTGCCGGGCCGCGGGGATCGAACCGGATGTGCGCTACGAGGCCACCGACCTCACGGTGCACATCCGGCTGATCGCCGCAGGCCACGCTGTCGGGATCCTGCCCGATCTGGTGTGGGCCGGCTACTCGGCCGAACTGGCGCTGATCGACCTTCCCGGCAACCCGCACCGCGAGCTGTTCACCTCCGCCCGCCCGGGATCACGGGAGCGACCCGCGGTGCAGGCCGTGCACGACGCGCTGGCCCGGGCGCTGCGCTCACCGGCGGCCCACCCGGCCTCGCGCCGGTAG
- a CDS encoding carbohydrate ABC transporter permease: MTEVTTTSTRRPAPTGGGTPGSRRRPAFRARHGLTILAFLAPAIVFVGWFTYYPMLRGATMAFRDWNLWDLTSTPFIGFDNFATIFSDPVFPTVVRNSVLWVVGSLVPQLLIGFALALALRKRFRFRGVYQALVFFPWAVSGFLIGMLFRWMFNAEFGVVNDLLGKVGLIDAPIPWLADPTLAMAAVIVANIWYGVTFFAIMILAALQSVPEEMLEAASLDGAGKARTLFSIIIPTISMTLLLTVLLRIIWIFNFPDIIYAMTGGGPANRTHIVTTWMINYTQQGNYGLASAIGLCVVGFLLVFCAFYLLAIRKADNQ; encoded by the coding sequence GTGACTGAGGTGACCACCACCTCCACCCGGCGTCCCGCCCCCACGGGCGGCGGGACGCCGGGCAGCCGCCGCCGGCCGGCGTTCCGGGCTCGTCACGGCCTGACGATCCTGGCGTTCCTGGCCCCGGCGATCGTCTTCGTCGGGTGGTTCACGTACTACCCGATGCTGCGCGGGGCCACGATGGCCTTCCGGGACTGGAACCTGTGGGACCTCACCTCGACGCCGTTCATCGGGTTCGACAACTTCGCCACCATCTTCAGCGATCCGGTCTTCCCCACCGTCGTGCGCAACTCGGTGCTGTGGGTGGTCGGTTCGCTGGTACCGCAGCTCTTGATCGGGTTCGCGCTCGCGCTCGCCCTGCGCAAGCGGTTCCGGTTCCGCGGCGTGTACCAGGCGCTGGTGTTCTTCCCCTGGGCTGTCTCGGGGTTCCTCATCGGGATGCTGTTCCGGTGGATGTTCAACGCCGAGTTCGGGGTGGTGAACGACCTGCTCGGCAAGGTCGGGCTGATCGACGCGCCGATCCCGTGGCTCGCCGACCCGACCCTGGCGATGGCCGCGGTGATCGTGGCGAACATCTGGTACGGGGTGACGTTCTTCGCGATCATGATCCTCGCGGCGCTGCAGTCGGTGCCGGAGGAGATGCTCGAGGCGGCCAGCCTCGACGGCGCCGGGAAGGCGAGGACGTTGTTCTCGATCATCATCCCGACCATCTCGATGACCCTGTTGCTCACGGTGCTGCTGCGGATCATCTGGATCTTCAACTTCCCCGACATCATCTACGCCATGACCGGGGGCGGGCCGGCCAACCGCACGCACATCGTCACCACCTGGATGATCAACTACACCCAGCAGGGCAACTACGGCCTGGCCAGTGCCATCGGCCTGTGCGTGGTGGGCTTCCTGCTGGTGTTCTGCGCCTTCTACCTGCTCGCCATCCGGAAGGCGGACAACCAATGA
- a CDS encoding Hsp20/alpha crystallin family protein yields the protein MNLMFDPFRDFDRLSGRGPRWMPMDLYRAGDEFVVDIDLPGVAPDSIDLDVDGNVLTVQAERTVAQPDGGKWLAQERPSGSYRRQLTLGEGLDAEAISANYAHGVLTLRIPVAERAKPRKIEVQTSDAATTPQVESA from the coding sequence ATGAACCTGATGTTCGATCCCTTCCGCGACTTCGACCGCCTCTCCGGCCGCGGCCCGCGGTGGATGCCGATGGATCTGTACCGCGCCGGGGACGAGTTCGTCGTCGACATCGATCTGCCGGGCGTCGCGCCCGACTCGATCGATCTCGACGTCGACGGCAATGTGCTCACCGTGCAGGCCGAGCGCACCGTCGCCCAGCCCGACGGCGGCAAATGGCTCGCCCAGGAGCGCCCCTCGGGCTCCTACCGGCGCCAGCTCACCCTCGGCGAGGGTCTGGACGCCGAGGCGATCAGCGCGAACTACGCGCACGGTGTGCTGACGTTGCGGATCCCCGTGGCCGAGCGCGCCAAGCCGCGCAAGATCGAGGTGCAGACCAGCGACGCCGCGACGACGCCGCAGGTCGAGTCGGCCTGA
- a CDS encoding BNR-4 repeat-containing protein: MASEQIQTVQIQTFNDNGAWCWFQDERSLIDPVAQTMLIGSVAASEGPGGQNRSGNIELAVVDLSTGASEIVVLHANLEADDHNDPALWIRPDGRYLAMYTKHKTDNFQRWRISTRPHDATEWGPERTFDWTELTEGRGATYSNLHYLAEEGRLYAFARAVNDDPSILISDDHGETFRYGGKLLTRPKIGYVNGYTRYASNGIDRIDLITTDHHPRDYDNSIYHGYIAAGALHDSAGTVMDAEVLSPAAPSQVELTTLLATGTTLTDSPLTHAWTTDIRQGRGTQAGHLAAVLTARAHDQPENSNYADHRFVYARHDGAAWRVRELAPAGANLLPHEQDYTGLVSIDPYDLDSLYLSAPVDPRDGAALAHHEIFHGRTTDGGATWSWTPVTEDSGADNLRPIVVPGDPTTLAVTWFRGSMTASQHYDCAVVGFLTTRP, from the coding sequence ATGGCTTCAGAGCAGATCCAGACGGTCCAGATCCAGACCTTCAACGACAACGGCGCCTGGTGCTGGTTCCAGGACGAGCGCTCCCTGATCGATCCCGTCGCACAGACGATGCTGATCGGCTCCGTCGCCGCATCCGAGGGGCCGGGCGGCCAGAACCGCTCCGGCAACATCGAGCTGGCCGTGGTGGACCTGAGCACCGGTGCCTCCGAGATCGTGGTGCTGCACGCCAACCTCGAGGCGGACGACCACAACGATCCGGCGCTGTGGATCCGCCCGGACGGCCGCTACCTGGCGATGTACACCAAGCACAAGACTGACAACTTCCAGCGCTGGCGCATCTCCACCCGCCCGCACGATGCCACCGAATGGGGCCCGGAGCGCACCTTCGACTGGACCGAGCTGACCGAGGGCCGCGGCGCCACCTACTCCAACCTGCACTACCTCGCCGAGGAGGGCCGCCTGTACGCCTTCGCCCGGGCGGTCAACGACGACCCCTCGATCCTCATCAGCGACGACCACGGCGAGACCTTCCGCTACGGCGGCAAGCTGCTGACCCGCCCGAAGATCGGCTACGTCAACGGCTACACGCGCTACGCCTCCAACGGCATCGACCGCATCGACCTCATCACCACCGACCACCACCCGCGCGACTACGACAACTCGATCTACCACGGCTACATCGCCGCCGGCGCCCTGCACGACTCGGCCGGCACGGTCATGGACGCCGAGGTCCTCTCCCCCGCGGCGCCCTCGCAGGTGGAGCTGACCACGCTGCTGGCCACCGGCACCACGCTGACCGACTCGCCGCTGACCCACGCCTGGACCACCGACATCCGGCAGGGCCGGGGCACCCAGGCGGGCCACCTGGCGGCCGTGCTCACCGCCCGCGCCCACGATCAGCCGGAGAACAGCAACTACGCCGACCACCGCTTCGTCTACGCCCGTCACGACGGCGCAGCCTGGCGGGTCCGCGAGCTCGCCCCCGCCGGGGCGAACCTGCTCCCACACGAGCAGGACTACACCGGCCTGGTCTCGATCGATCCCTACGACCTGGACTCGCTGTACCTGTCCGCCCCGGTCGACCCGCGTGACGGCGCCGCCCTGGCACACCACGAGATCTTCCACGGACGCACCACCGACGGCGGAGCCACCTGGTCCTGGACGCCCGTCACCGAGGACTCGGGCGCCGACAACCTGCGCCCGATCGTGGTCCCCGGCGATCCCACCACCCTCGCCGTCACCTGGTTCCGTGGCTCGATGACGGCGTCGCAGCACTACGACTGCGCGGTGGTCGGCTTCCTCACGACTCGACCTTGA
- the putP gene encoding sodium/proline symporter PutP, translated as MSDQTYLYIALALYFAGMIAIGVFAARNTKDHEDYMLAGRNLPPWAAALSAGASDMSGWLVMGLPGAIYVSGLIDAWIAVGLTIGAYLNWKFVAPRLRAYTEVSNNSITIPSFLENRLKDSSRLLRIVSSLIILVFFTLYINSGMVAGGVFFESSFGSNYHLGLALVAAVTLSYTLFGGFLGASLTDVAQGLMMMTALLVVPALAIVSLGGFAEMGPALAAAGPDHLQVFGGAAVTGGVLIGIISSLAWGLGYFGQPHIIVRFMALPSPQAATSARRIGMTWMALSMIGAVVCGLVGVAYFEQTGNSLDNPETVVLVMAQLLLHPLVAGFVLAAVLAAIMSTISSQLVVCSSALVEDLYKVVRRDAPSPRHLTVLGRACVLLVAVVAALMALVPNDTILGLVSFAWAGFGSAFGPIVLLSLFWRNLTHWGALAGMATGAVIVFTWGFLGTGIYELLPGFLGCLLVAVVVSKVTYLRNDNIDREFAETDELLAGDVKVES; from the coding sequence ATGTCCGATCAGACGTATCTGTACATCGCACTGGCCCTCTATTTCGCCGGCATGATCGCGATCGGCGTCTTCGCGGCCCGCAACACCAAGGACCACGAGGACTACATGCTCGCCGGGCGCAACCTGCCGCCCTGGGCGGCGGCGCTCAGCGCCGGCGCCTCCGACATGTCGGGCTGGCTGGTGATGGGATTGCCGGGGGCGATCTACGTCTCCGGCCTCATCGATGCCTGGATCGCGGTGGGTCTGACGATCGGCGCCTACCTGAACTGGAAGTTCGTGGCACCGCGGCTGCGCGCCTACACCGAGGTCTCGAACAACTCGATCACGATCCCCAGCTTCCTGGAGAACCGCCTCAAGGACTCCTCCCGGCTGCTGCGCATCGTCTCGAGCCTGATCATCCTGGTGTTCTTCACCCTCTACATCAACTCCGGCATGGTGGCCGGCGGGGTGTTCTTCGAGAGCTCTTTCGGGTCCAACTACCACCTCGGCCTCGCGCTGGTGGCTGCGGTCACCTTGAGCTACACCCTGTTCGGCGGGTTCCTCGGTGCGTCGCTGACCGACGTGGCGCAGGGCCTGATGATGATGACGGCACTGCTGGTGGTCCCGGCGCTGGCCATCGTCAGCCTGGGCGGTTTCGCCGAGATGGGACCGGCGCTCGCCGCGGCCGGACCCGATCATCTCCAGGTCTTCGGCGGCGCCGCCGTGACCGGCGGCGTGCTCATCGGGATCATCTCCTCCCTCGCCTGGGGTCTGGGCTACTTCGGCCAGCCGCACATCATCGTGCGTTTCATGGCCCTGCCGAGCCCGCAGGCGGCCACCTCGGCCCGGCGCATCGGGATGACCTGGATGGCGCTGTCGATGATCGGTGCCGTGGTCTGCGGCCTGGTGGGTGTGGCCTACTTCGAGCAGACCGGGAACAGCCTCGACAATCCCGAGACGGTCGTGCTGGTGATGGCCCAGCTGCTGCTGCACCCCCTCGTGGCCGGTTTCGTCCTCGCGGCGGTGCTCGCAGCGATCATGAGCACCATCTCGAGTCAGCTGGTGGTGTGCTCCTCCGCGCTGGTCGAGGATCTGTACAAGGTGGTCCGCCGGGATGCCCCCTCGCCGAGGCACCTGACGGTGCTGGGCCGTGCGTGCGTGCTCCTGGTCGCGGTCGTGGCGGCGTTGATGGCGCTGGTCCCCAACGACACGATCCTGGGCCTGGTCTCCTTCGCCTGGGCCGGGTTCGGCTCCGCGTTCGGTCCGATCGTGCTGTTGAGCCTGTTCTGGCGCAACCTCACCCACTGGGGTGCGCTGGCCGGGATGGCCACCGGCGCCGTCATCGTGTTCACCTGGGGCTTCCTGGGCACCGGTATCTACGAGCTCCTGCCCGGATTCCTCGGCTGCCTGCTGGTCGCGGTGGTGGTGAGCAAGGTGACCTACCTGCGCAACGACAACATCGACCGCGAGTTCGCCGAGACCGACGAGCTGCTGGCCGGCGACGTCAAGGTCGAGTCGTGA
- a CDS encoding carbohydrate ABC transporter permease, producing MSTTATLTPAPTEPVADREAPRRVTLGAIVRVVGLGAWLLITLFPLYWIAITSLKAPGTISRFPLEYWPGELSVENYRGLFEQSNFGVFMANSAVVATTAGVTATLIALLSAYVLARFHFRTRGAVLIAFLLTQMIPAFIALGPLYSMMSELGLVDRKFGLVLVYIAISIPFSTIMLRGFFQNVPDALEEAAMIDGCSRLGALFRVIVPVMTPGIIAAFIFNFVNSWNELFLSVVLMHAESNRTIPAALNGFISTFNIDWGSMSAAAVLTILPTMVMFALASKWIVQGLTAGAVKG from the coding sequence ATGAGCACGACGGCGACCCTCACCCCCGCGCCCACCGAGCCCGTGGCCGACCGGGAGGCACCACGGCGTGTCACCCTCGGCGCGATCGTGCGTGTGGTCGGTCTGGGAGCCTGGCTCCTGATCACGCTGTTCCCGCTGTACTGGATCGCCATCACCTCGCTCAAGGCGCCGGGAACGATCAGTCGCTTCCCGCTGGAGTACTGGCCGGGGGAACTCTCGGTCGAGAACTACCGTGGCCTGTTCGAGCAGAGCAACTTCGGGGTGTTCATGGCGAACTCCGCCGTGGTCGCGACGACCGCCGGCGTGACGGCCACGCTGATCGCCCTGCTCAGCGCCTACGTGCTGGCCCGGTTCCACTTCCGCACCCGAGGTGCAGTGCTGATCGCCTTCCTCCTGACCCAGATGATCCCGGCGTTCATCGCGCTCGGGCCGCTGTACTCGATGATGTCCGAGCTGGGGCTGGTGGACCGCAAGTTCGGACTGGTGCTGGTCTACATCGCCATCAGCATCCCGTTCTCCACGATCATGCTGCGCGGCTTCTTCCAGAACGTGCCCGATGCGCTGGAAGAGGCGGCGATGATCGACGGGTGCTCCCGGCTGGGAGCGCTGTTCCGGGTGATCGTGCCGGTGATGACACCAGGGATCATCGCGGCGTTCATCTTCAACTTCGTGAACTCCTGGAACGAGCTGTTCCTGTCCGTGGTGCTGATGCACGCGGAGTCGAACCGGACGATCCCGGCGGCGCTGAACGGCTTCATCTCCACCTTCAACATCGACTGGGGATCGATGTCGGCTGCCGCCGTGCTGACGATCCTGCCGACCATGGTGATGTTCGCACTCGCCAGCAAGTGGATCGTGCAGGGCCTGACCGCCGGAGCCGTGAAGGGCTGA
- a CDS encoding bifunctional proline dehydrogenase/L-glutamate gamma-semialdehyde dehydrogenase, translated as MGETVEPTRPTEPAAAIDDALAQDAIALVRRWLANSTDHPVDPAAQRLATILRDENGLAFTLGFVDDVIRPEDNRVAARALRGLVPLTPRLLPWHLRAAIRAGGLAGRVAPGVVVPAARAVLRRMVRHLIVDAGDRRLGRAIATLAGKEHGVRLNINLLGEAILGDEEARRRVAGTARLLARPDVDYVSIKVSSTVAPHSPWSFDDAVTHAVDSLLPLFRQARDAGGTFINLDMEEYKDLDLTEAVFTTLLDTEDLCDLEAGIVLQAYLPDALGLMMRLQTWAAERVARGGAPIKVRVVKGANLPMERVDAESHGWPLATWGSKQETDSSYKAVLDYALRPDHIGAVHVGLAGHNLFDIALAWLLAQRRGVTDGLELEMLLGMATAQAAAVRADVGQLLLYTPVVHPREFDVAIAYLVRRLEEGASPENFMSAVFDLDTPDLFEREKQRFLDSIATIPTEVPQPHRNQDRSQPVAPSHDSPRRFVNTPDTDPAIAANRAWGEAIRARMPCSTLGTDTVEGSQIETPDQLQQVIDGAIEAGEAWRALGAERRAEILHRAGDVLEARRADLLEVMGSECGKVLAQGDPEVSEAIDFAHYYAERGRELDAVEGATFVPDRLTVVTPPWNFPVAIPAGSTLAALAAGSAVIIKPAPQARRSGAVMVEALWEAGVPREVLRHVQLSEGDLGSRLIGHEGVDRVILTGGYETAERFRAIRPDLPLLAETSGKNALIVTPSADLDLAARDVAASAFGHAGQKCSAASLVILVGSVATSERFRRQLLDAVTSMPVGQPWQEQTQVGPLIGPAEGKLLHALTTLEPGERWLVEPQRLDDAGALWRPGVREGVRAGSPFHLTEYFGPVLGVMTAASLPEAIDLVNRIEYGLTSGLHSLDPAEIETWLAQVQAGNVYVNRGITGAIVQRQPFGGWKKASVGAGTKAGGPNYLTGFGAWTDAPVSVSGASDAISRRALDAAADLPAADRDWLAGALTTDEAAWAGEFGIVRDATGLASEQNAFRYHPEPVTVRFESERHVELLRVVAAGARSGAPVTVSAAAPLPPPVADYVAQVADLRIADGAAWAAHARDLAETGGRIRLIGGSAVELASLTQGSPAVALYTHEVVSAGRIELLTFLKEQAVSITAHRFGTIRRYDIPTVTTQPA; from the coding sequence GTGGGCGAGACGGTGGAGCCGACGAGGCCGACGGAGCCGGCGGCGGCGATCGATGACGCCCTGGCGCAGGATGCCATCGCCCTGGTGCGGCGGTGGCTGGCGAACAGTACCGACCATCCGGTCGACCCGGCGGCTCAGCGCCTGGCCACGATCCTGCGGGACGAGAACGGCCTGGCGTTCACCCTGGGTTTCGTCGACGACGTCATCCGGCCGGAGGACAACCGCGTGGCCGCCCGGGCGCTACGCGGCCTGGTGCCGCTCACCCCGCGCCTGTTGCCCTGGCACCTGCGCGCGGCGATCCGCGCCGGGGGTCTTGCCGGCCGCGTGGCCCCGGGGGTGGTGGTGCCGGCTGCTCGCGCGGTGCTGCGCCGGATGGTGCGCCACCTCATCGTCGACGCCGGTGACCGCAGGCTCGGTCGGGCCATCGCCACCCTCGCAGGCAAGGAGCACGGGGTCCGCCTCAACATCAACCTGCTCGGTGAGGCGATCCTCGGGGACGAGGAGGCCCGGCGCCGGGTGGCGGGGACCGCCCGGCTACTCGCCCGCCCGGACGTCGACTACGTCTCGATCAAGGTCTCCTCGACCGTGGCCCCGCACAGCCCCTGGTCCTTCGACGACGCCGTCACCCACGCCGTGGACTCGCTGCTGCCCCTCTTCCGGCAGGCCCGGGACGCGGGTGGGACGTTCATCAACCTCGACATGGAGGAGTACAAGGACCTCGACCTCACCGAGGCGGTGTTCACCACCCTGCTGGACACCGAGGACCTGTGCGACCTCGAGGCCGGCATCGTGCTCCAGGCGTACCTACCGGACGCGCTGGGTCTGATGATGCGCCTGCAGACCTGGGCCGCTGAGCGCGTAGCCCGCGGTGGTGCCCCGATCAAGGTGCGCGTGGTCAAGGGCGCCAACCTGCCGATGGAGCGCGTGGACGCCGAGAGCCACGGCTGGCCGCTGGCCACCTGGGGCAGCAAGCAGGAGACCGACTCCTCCTACAAGGCTGTGCTCGACTACGCCCTGCGGCCCGATCACATCGGTGCCGTGCACGTCGGTCTCGCGGGCCACAACCTCTTCGACATCGCCCTGGCGTGGTTGCTGGCCCAGCGGCGCGGCGTCACCGACGGCCTGGAGCTGGAGATGCTGCTCGGCATGGCCACCGCCCAGGCGGCCGCCGTGCGCGCGGACGTCGGGCAGCTGCTGCTCTACACCCCGGTGGTGCACCCGCGCGAGTTCGATGTGGCGATCGCCTACCTCGTGCGACGCCTCGAGGAGGGCGCCTCGCCCGAGAACTTCATGTCCGCCGTCTTCGATCTGGACACACCGGATCTGTTCGAGCGGGAGAAGCAGCGCTTCCTCGACTCCATCGCCACCATCCCCACCGAGGTGCCGCAGCCCCACCGGAACCAGGACCGCTCCCAGCCCGTGGCCCCCAGCCACGACTCCCCGCGCCGTTTCGTCAATACTCCCGACACCGATCCCGCGATCGCGGCCAACCGCGCCTGGGGCGAGGCGATCCGCGCCCGGATGCCGTGCAGCACGCTCGGCACAGACACGGTCGAGGGGTCGCAGATCGAGACCCCCGATCAGCTGCAGCAGGTGATCGACGGGGCCATCGAGGCCGGCGAGGCCTGGCGCGCGCTCGGAGCGGAGCGGCGGGCCGAGATCCTCCACCGCGCCGGTGACGTGCTCGAGGCCCGCCGCGCCGATCTGCTCGAGGTGATGGGCTCGGAGTGCGGCAAGGTGCTCGCCCAGGGCGACCCCGAGGTGAGCGAGGCCATCGATTTCGCCCACTACTACGCCGAGCGCGGCCGCGAGCTGGACGCGGTGGAGGGCGCCACCTTCGTGCCCGATCGCCTGACGGTGGTCACGCCGCCGTGGAACTTCCCGGTGGCCATCCCTGCCGGCTCCACCCTGGCGGCGCTCGCGGCCGGGTCCGCCGTGATCATCAAGCCCGCCCCCCAGGCCCGGCGCAGCGGTGCGGTCATGGTCGAGGCACTGTGGGAGGCCGGGGTGCCGCGGGAGGTGCTGCGCCACGTGCAGCTCTCCGAGGGCGACCTGGGGTCCCGGCTGATCGGCCACGAGGGGGTCGACCGGGTGATCCTCACCGGGGGGTACGAGACCGCCGAGCGGTTCCGCGCGATCCGGCCCGACCTGCCGCTGCTCGCCGAGACCAGTGGGAAGAACGCCCTCATCGTCACCCCCAGCGCCGACCTCGACCTGGCCGCACGGGACGTGGCGGCCTCGGCCTTCGGGCACGCGGGCCAGAAGTGCTCGGCCGCCTCGCTGGTGATCCTGGTGGGCAGCGTGGCGACCTCCGAGCGTTTCCGGCGCCAGCTCCTCGACGCCGTCACCTCGATGCCGGTGGGCCAGCCGTGGCAGGAGCAGACCCAGGTCGGCCCGCTGATCGGGCCCGCGGAGGGCAAGCTCCTGCACGCGCTCACCACCCTCGAGCCGGGGGAGCGGTGGCTGGTGGAGCCGCAGCGCCTCGACGACGCCGGTGCGCTGTGGCGCCCCGGGGTCCGCGAGGGCGTCCGGGCGGGCTCGCCCTTCCATCTCACCGAGTACTTCGGCCCCGTCCTGGGCGTCATGACGGCGGCCTCGCTCCCCGAGGCCATCGACCTCGTGAACCGGATCGAGTACGGACTCACCAGCGGGCTGCACTCGCTCGACCCGGCCGAGATCGAGACCTGGCTGGCCCAGGTGCAGGCCGGCAACGTCTACGTCAACCGCGGCATCACCGGCGCGATCGTGCAGCGCCAGCCCTTCGGCGGCTGGAAGAAGGCCTCGGTCGGGGCGGGCACCAAGGCCGGCGGGCCGAACTACCTCACCGGTTTCGGCGCCTGGACCGACGCCCCCGTGTCGGTCTCCGGGGCATCCGACGCCATCAGCCGCCGGGCCCTGGATGCCGCCGCGGATCTGCCGGCCGCCGATCGTGACTGGCTGGCGGGGGCCCTCACCACCGACGAGGCGGCCTGGGCCGGCGAGTTCGGCATCGTGCGCGACGCGACCGGGCTCGCCAGTGAACAGAACGCCTTTCGCTACCACCCGGAGCCGGTCACCGTGCGCTTCGAGAGTGAGCGGCACGTCGAGCTCCTGCGGGTGGTGGCCGCTGGCGCGCGCTCGGGTGCGCCGGTCACCGTCAGCGCGGCCGCGCCCCTGCCACCGCCGGTGGCGGACTACGTCGCCCAGGTGGCCGACCTCCGGATCGCCGACGGCGCAGCCTGGGCCGCGCACGCACGTGACCTGGCCGAGACGGGCGGGAGGATCCGCCTGATCGGTGGCTCCGCCGTCGAGCTGGCCTCGCTCACCCAGGGATCGCCGGCCGTGGCGCTGTACACCCACGAGGTGGTCTCCGCAGGCCGGATCGAGCTGCTGACCTTCCTGAAGGAGCAGGCGGTCTCGATCACCGCTCACCGGTTCGGCACCATCCGGCGCTACGACATCCCGACGGTGACCACGCAGCCCGCGTAG